A stretch of Episyrphus balteatus chromosome 2, idEpiBalt1.1, whole genome shotgun sequence DNA encodes these proteins:
- the LOC129909288 gene encoding protein prune homolog 2 isoform X2, whose amino-acid sequence MSQNFEDSPISDNKMDISDATTSQEESTGVSPINDNITSDNLITQTLNEMTIVGLVGADNGFLDNDTVVPNNVLRLGQKSYNTHQEKTTNGLRSELVLANSHPLMSPTATDSDSENSHYQNRKKIFNFPDVVPESEQNITTPPTKRLTTNVSLVEAKNSLNTNHSFGKLSPKNRLRVSPIRPHSPDVISSESEAEVSQFQAAVEANYQSVALIAKNPNRSLQKSITTRKQVTNNTIATPEHRLSDDMSSLDSISNHSFDDDDDLEHNLASLSPSSSLIDGLNDDHDDDFPELDTPTNLHPTDQIPFYSAADERRDSRNWQKITLPDGRTREIDMKVIEPYKRVLSHGGYLKAGGHNAIVMFCACHLPDRSRADYHYVMDNLFLYVVKTLEQLVTEDYVLIYLHGGSSRRNVPPFPWLKKCYQLLDRRLRKSLKNLYLVHPTFWLKSIVWMSRPFVSSKFWRKLVYVQTLNELTSLVAVEKAAIPEKVKQYDAKRV is encoded by the exons ATGAG CCAAAACTTTGAAGATAGTCCAATTTCGGACAATAAAATGGACATATCAGATGCCACAACATCTCAAGAAGAGTCCACAGGAGTTTCCCCAATAAACGACAACATCACCTCTGACAATTTAATCACACAAACTTTGAATGAAATGACAATTGTCGGATTGGTTGGGGCAGACAATGGATTTCTAGACAATGACACTGTTGTTCCAAATAATGTCTTGCGTCTTGGACAAAAATCTTATAATACTCATCAAGAGAAAACCACAAATGGTTTACGTAGTGAATTAGTTCTGGCCAATAGCCATCCGCTAATGTCACCAACTGCAACTGATTCCGACTCTGAGAATAGCCACTATCAGAATCGAAAGAAAATCTTCAATTTCCCAGATGTTGTGCCAGAAAGCGAACAAAATATAACAACGCCGCCAACTAAGCGATTAACAACAAACGTTTCTTTAGTTGAAGCGAAGAACTCGCTTAATACAAATCATTCTTTTGGCAAACTTAGTCCCAAAAACAGGCTGCGTGTGTCTCCTATTCGCCCACATAGTCCGGATGTGATAAGTAGCGAATCGGAGGCTGAGGTTTCGCAGTTCCAAGCTGCTGTTGAAGCCAATTACCAATCGGTTGCTTTGATAGCCAAGAATCCGAATCGTTCACTGCAGAAATCTATAACAACTCGCAAACAAGTCACCAATAATACCATTGCCACACCCGAGCACAGACTTTCGGATGATATGTCGTCCTTGGATTCAATATCCAATCATAGtttcgatgatgatgatgatctcGAACATAATTTGGCTTCCCTTAGTCCCTCGAGTTCGTTAATAGATGGTTTAAATGATGATCATGATGACGACTTTCCAGAATTAGACACTCCAACAAATCTCCATCCCACAGATCAGATTCCTTTCTATTCGGCGGCAGATGAACGTCGTGATTCTAGGAATTGGCAAAAAATTACACTCCCTGATGGACGTACTCGAGAAATAGATATGAAGGTAATAGAGCCATACAAGCGAGTGCTTTCTCATGGAGGGTATCTCAAGGCTGGTGGTCATAATGCGATAGTTATGTTTTGTGCTTGCCACTTGCCAGATAGATCTCGTGCTGATTATCATTATGTGATGGATAATTTGTTCTTGTATGTTGTTAAGACTTTGGAACAGTTGGTAACAGAAGATTATGTGTTGATATATTTGCATGGTGGATCGAGTCGTCGCAATGTTCCACCATTTCCATGGCTCAAAAA atgctATCAACTTTTGGATCGAAGATTGAGGAAAAGTTTAAAGAACTTATATTTGGTGCATCCAACATTTTGGTTGAAATCAATTGTGTGGATGTCACGGCCTTTTGTAAG TTCAAAGTTCTGGCGCAAGCTTGTCTATGTGCAAACTCT
- the LOC129909288 gene encoding protein prune homolog 2 isoform X1, producing the protein MFASCSQNFEDSPISDNKMDISDATTSQEESTGVSPINDNITSDNLITQTLNEMTIVGLVGADNGFLDNDTVVPNNVLRLGQKSYNTHQEKTTNGLRSELVLANSHPLMSPTATDSDSENSHYQNRKKIFNFPDVVPESEQNITTPPTKRLTTNVSLVEAKNSLNTNHSFGKLSPKNRLRVSPIRPHSPDVISSESEAEVSQFQAAVEANYQSVALIAKNPNRSLQKSITTRKQVTNNTIATPEHRLSDDMSSLDSISNHSFDDDDDLEHNLASLSPSSSLIDGLNDDHDDDFPELDTPTNLHPTDQIPFYSAADERRDSRNWQKITLPDGRTREIDMKVIEPYKRVLSHGGYLKAGGHNAIVMFCACHLPDRSRADYHYVMDNLFLYVVKTLEQLVTEDYVLIYLHGGSSRRNVPPFPWLKKCYQLLDRRLRKSLKNLYLVHPTFWLKSIVWMSRPFVSSKFWRKLVYVQTLNELTSLVAVEKAAIPEKVKQYDAKRV; encoded by the exons ATGTTCGCGTCATGTAGCCAAAACTTTGAAGATAGTCCAATTTCGGACAATAAAATGGACATATCAGATGCCACAACATCTCAAGAAGAGTCCACAGGAGTTTCCCCAATAAACGACAACATCACCTCTGACAATTTAATCACACAAACTTTGAATGAAATGACAATTGTCGGATTGGTTGGGGCAGACAATGGATTTCTAGACAATGACACTGTTGTTCCAAATAATGTCTTGCGTCTTGGACAAAAATCTTATAATACTCATCAAGAGAAAACCACAAATGGTTTACGTAGTGAATTAGTTCTGGCCAATAGCCATCCGCTAATGTCACCAACTGCAACTGATTCCGACTCTGAGAATAGCCACTATCAGAATCGAAAGAAAATCTTCAATTTCCCAGATGTTGTGCCAGAAAGCGAACAAAATATAACAACGCCGCCAACTAAGCGATTAACAACAAACGTTTCTTTAGTTGAAGCGAAGAACTCGCTTAATACAAATCATTCTTTTGGCAAACTTAGTCCCAAAAACAGGCTGCGTGTGTCTCCTATTCGCCCACATAGTCCGGATGTGATAAGTAGCGAATCGGAGGCTGAGGTTTCGCAGTTCCAAGCTGCTGTTGAAGCCAATTACCAATCGGTTGCTTTGATAGCCAAGAATCCGAATCGTTCACTGCAGAAATCTATAACAACTCGCAAACAAGTCACCAATAATACCATTGCCACACCCGAGCACAGACTTTCGGATGATATGTCGTCCTTGGATTCAATATCCAATCATAGtttcgatgatgatgatgatctcGAACATAATTTGGCTTCCCTTAGTCCCTCGAGTTCGTTAATAGATGGTTTAAATGATGATCATGATGACGACTTTCCAGAATTAGACACTCCAACAAATCTCCATCCCACAGATCAGATTCCTTTCTATTCGGCGGCAGATGAACGTCGTGATTCTAGGAATTGGCAAAAAATTACACTCCCTGATGGACGTACTCGAGAAATAGATATGAAGGTAATAGAGCCATACAAGCGAGTGCTTTCTCATGGAGGGTATCTCAAGGCTGGTGGTCATAATGCGATAGTTATGTTTTGTGCTTGCCACTTGCCAGATAGATCTCGTGCTGATTATCATTATGTGATGGATAATTTGTTCTTGTATGTTGTTAAGACTTTGGAACAGTTGGTAACAGAAGATTATGTGTTGATATATTTGCATGGTGGATCGAGTCGTCGCAATGTTCCACCATTTCCATGGCTCAAAAA atgctATCAACTTTTGGATCGAAGATTGAGGAAAAGTTTAAAGAACTTATATTTGGTGCATCCAACATTTTGGTTGAAATCAATTGTGTGGATGTCACGGCCTTTTGTAAG TTCAAAGTTCTGGCGCAAGCTTGTCTATGTGCAAACTCT
- the LOC129908275 gene encoding microspherule protein 1, translating into METSSEPTKSDISKVFSSSMQNLPIEIQNDQKRRSSSRSIKRKRFDDEIVEYSIGFPQSQQSRFGRPRTQSQSYVTTVASQVDPTTATAITVQAPSGDTPPQTISVNAPNLPTTTTIMPLPGQHIADKRKALKAGKKSKKPGRPPNQIATKDLGRWKPIDDLALIIGIQQTNDLRTVHRGTKFSCKFTLQEMQARWYTLLYEEPISRIAVAAMRNLHPESVESVQSRALYTVQEEEILGTIKSTDNPKLETFQELLDKNASIFFSARTAKALQNHWQLMKQYQLLPDQVVKPLFNEDQPLSFSDAEELILDSELIDNKDDAVEIELALADRRNKREIRQLENELGRWNVLVDSLTGAGVTPEFDGQTLAILRGRLVRYLMRSKEITFGRDAKEVVVDVDLSLEGPACKVSRKQGTIKLRSNGDFFISNEGKRPIFIDGSPLLCGNKTRLANNCVVEIAGLRFVFLVNYDLINAIRHESAKTNTTLN; encoded by the exons ATGGAAACATCGAGCGAACCTACTAAATCTGATATTTCTAAAGTGTTTTCGTCTTCTATGCAAAATCTTCCAATTGAAATTCAAAACGATCAAAAACGTAgaag tTCTTCTCGATCAATTAAACGCAAACGATTCGACGACGAAATAGTCGAATATAGCATTGGTTTTCCCCAATCTCAACAAAGTCGATTCGGACGTCCACGAACTCAATCGCAATCGTACGTGACAACAGTTGCTAGCCAGGTAGACCCCACAACAGCAACAGCGATAACAGTACAAGCACCTAGCGGAGACACACCTCCCCAAACAATCTCAGTCAACGCACCGAATCTACCaactacaacaacaataatGCCCTTGCCTGGTCAACATATTGCCGATAAACGGAAGGCTTTGAAGGCAGgcaaaaaatcaaagaaacctGGCCGACCACCTAATCAGATTGCTACCAAGGATTTGGGTCGATGGAAACCTATTGATGACCTTGCTTTGATAATAGGAATTCAGCAGACTAATGATTTACGAACGGTTCATAGAGGAACAAAGTTCTCATGCAAATTCACATTGCAAGAGATGCAGGCGAGATGGTATACTCTATTGTATGAGGAGCCTATTTCCAGAATAGCTGTGGCGGCTATGAGAAATCTTCATCCGGAATCTGTTGAAAGTGTTCAGAGTCGGGCATTGTACACAGTTCAGGAGGAAGAAATCCTGGGAACCATTAAAAGT acgGATAATCCGAAGTTGGAGACTTTCCAAGAACTTCTCGACAAAAATGCATCAATATTCTTCTCTGCTAGAACTGCCAAGGCACTCCAAAACCATTGGCAGCTGATGAAGCAATATCAATTGCTTCCGGACCAGGTAGTAAAGCCGCTCTTCAATGAAGACCAGCCACTGAGTTTCTCTGATGCCGAGGAACTCATCCTGGACTCTGAGCTAATCGACAACAAAGATGACGCGGTTGAGATAGAACTTGCCTTGGCAGACCGTCGCAACAAACGAGAAATACGTCAGCTCGAGAACGAACTTGGTCGTTGGAACGTCTTGGTAGACTCACTGACCGGAGCTGGAGTCACACCGGAATTTGATGGCCAAACATTGGCCATACTTCGAGGTCGTTTGGTGCGCTATCTCATGCGTTCCAAGGAGATCACTTTCGGACGTGATGCCAAAGAGGTTGTGGTCGATGTTGACTTGTCACTTGAAGGGCCAGCTTGCAAGGTATCCCGCAAGCAAGGTACCATAAAACTACGTAGCAATGGTGACTTTTTTATTTCCAACGAAGGCAAACGACCGATTTTCATTGATGGCTCACCGTTGCTATGTGGCAATAAAACGCGTCTAGCCAACAATTGTGTAGTGGAA ATTGCTGGACTTCGGTTTGTGTTTTTAGTAAACTATGATTTGATAAACGCCATCCGGCACGAGAGTGCAAAAACAAATACTactttgaattga
- the LOC129908276 gene encoding actin-related protein 6 produces the protein MPIVVLDNGGYAAKVGLASDNKPTIIPNCIMKVKSERRRAFIGRQIETCIDTSGLFYMLCFQKGLLVNWDAQKTIWDYIFSSDCTNIKLSNNTLIVTEPLFNPLSIQEVMTEILFEEFDCGAIARTPTSDLAAYNYFADNNCSGNCIIIDVGYSFTHVVPYIKGKRVKNAIKRIDVGGKVLTNYLKELVSYRYLNMMDETYVVNQIKEDVCFVAENFVQTMTESSKSVEANFKNKVEYILPDFTTFKRGFINNNSSNATGQQSINICNERFVIPELLFNPCDVGINQMGIPETVLDALKDCPECSHAALLKNIIVIGGSCLFPGFLTRLQKDLEKLAPDYYDIQVTIPKDPMSYGWKGGKNFANSPEFEKVVFQRSEFEENGFQYSYSKFDL, from the coding sequence ATGCCGATTGTTGTTCTGGACAATGGAGGTTATGCAGCCAAAGTTGGCCTAGCATCAGACAATAAACCAACAATCATTCCCAATTGCATTATGAAGGTCAAATCTGAGAGACGAAGAGCCTTCATTGGTCGACAAATTGAAACTTGCATTGATACTTCTGGATTATTTTATATGCTCTGTTTCCAAAAAGGTCTACTAGTTAATTGGGATGCTCAAAAAACAATATGGGATTATATCTTCAGTTCGGATTGTACAAACATCAAATTATCCAACAACACTTTGATCGTAACAGAACCATTGTTTAATCCTTTGAGCATTCAAGAGGTGATGACAGAAATACTCTTTGAGGAGTTCGATTGTGGTGCCATAGCTAGAACACCGACATCCGATTTGGCTGCATATAACTATTTTGCCGACAACAATTGCTCTGGAAATTGCATCATTATCGATGTTGGATACAGTTTTACTCATGTTGTACCTTACATTAAAGGAAAGAGAGTTAAAAATGCCATAAAAAGAATAGATGTTGGTGGGAAAGTCCTAACTAACTACTTGAAAGAACTGGTTTCATATAGATATTTAAACATGATGGACGAAACTTATGTGGTTAACCAGATTAAGGAAGATGTTTGCTTTGTTGctgaaaattttgttcaaactatGACAGAATCATCGAAATCAGTTGAagcaaattttaagaataaagttGAATACATTTTGCCAGATTTCACAACATTCAAAAGAGGTTTCATTAATAACAACTCTTCAAATGCTACTGGACAGCAGAGTATAAATATATGCAATGAGCGTTTTGTTATTCCTGAACTTTTGTTCAATCCTTGTGATGTGGGAATAAATCAGATGGGAATCCCAGAAACCGTATTAGATGCTTTGAAAGATTGCCCGGAGTGTTCGCATGCAGCACTTTTGAAGAATATTATTGTTATCGGTGGCAGTTGTCTATTTCCAGGATTCTTAACTCGTCTGCAAAAAGATCTTGAGAAGTTGGCTCCAGACTATTATGATATACAAGTGACCATTCCTAAAGATCCAATGAGCTATGGTTGGAAGGGAGGGAAGAATTTTGCCAATTCTCCGGAATTTGAGAAAGTTGTTTTTCAACGAAgtgaatttgaagaaaatggatttcAATATTCTTACTCTAAATttgatttataa
- the LOC129908273 gene encoding zinc transporter foi, translated as MARHIMAVCVVCLLCAEHLPCEEHIESVSSDLRLNAKVFHGSDIDSRTSDYSSYSSFQHSENHLIDDGYDKSRRRRKNTLSKTDSRSKRHAGHHNANTMESQHKPEITEDFMRRIFQEHGQEDGTININQFENMLKKLGLFKMVEEKASNESCASSHQIVDSIKHHHQEDHNTKSGHKCMSDPYSNTPCKESPAPSKESISLDSDDLINLCPVLLYQLASNVTLEKSGCVNSSLLFADNLYQTLEPQEKELFYVWTYSFLSVLGCGLLGLIGVAIIPFMDSRYYKHIIQYLVSLAVGTMTGDALLHLLPHSLAGQTESNMVYKGLTCMGGIIFFYITEHGLTMISEWRKGREKKDTQTSRAKVVRDPESSINNSVAGDKLCKSKYSSYPYCYDEIAMDTKNDVWLHLPNPEGNDLAAEKNSSSRENGDANETAQSLLSQNYTPISDLNHRIPDSNTISTNLDDTSLADGTTGGSCGKDKPLVRNDTVTVILREHESSHHGHSHKHGHVHSPPESLSAVAWMIIMGDGLHNFTDGMAIGAAFADNIAGGCSTSLAVFCHELPHELGDFAILIKAGMSVKSAVYYNLLTGILSFIGMIFGILFGQSQEAAQWMFAAAAGLFIYIALVDMMPELSAAHKTLEQFALQIFGMSTGVFLMLLIAVNENRLMTLFSPNPGEMSGHSH; from the exons ATGGCTCGTCATATTATGGCTGTTTGTGTTGTGTGTCTGCTTTGTGCAGAGCACTTACCTTGCGAGGAACACATTGAATCCGTATCATCTGATCTTCGACTGAATGCAAAAGTCTTCCACGGAAGCGATATCGATAGTAGAACCAGTGATTATTCCAGTTATTCGAGTTTTCAACACAGTGAAAACCATTTGATTGATGATGGTTACGATAAGTCAAGACGTCGAAGAAAAAACACATTATCCAAGACAGATTCGAGAAGTAAACGACATGCAGGACATCATAATGCAAACACAATGGAGTCTCAACATAAACCCGAAATCACAGAAGATTTTATGAGACGAATTTTTCAAGAACATGGTCAGGAAGATGGTACAATCAATAtaaatcaatttgaaaataTGCTTAAAAAACTTGGACTCTTCAAGATGGTAGAAGAAAAAGCTTCAAATGAATCT TGCGCATCGAGTCATCAAATTGTGGATAGCATAAAACATCACCACCAAGAAGATCATAACACAAAATCTGGCCACAAATGTATGAGTGATCCATATTCGAATACGCCCTGCAAAGAATCACCTGCACCGTCCAAAGAATCAATATCCCTTGACTCAGATGATTTAATCAATCTGTGTCCAGTTCTACTATATCAACTTGCATCCAATGTGACACTTGAAAAATCAGGCTGTGTAAACAGTTCATTATTGTTTGCTGACAATTTATACCAAACTCTTGAGCCTCaagaaaaagaattattttatg TGTGGACTTATTCTTTCTTATCAGTGCTCGGATGTGGACTTTTGGGTCTAATTGGTGTTGCCATTATACCATTCATGGATTCTAGATACTATAAGCACATTATACAGTATCTAGTGTCTCTAGCTGTTGGTACCATGACAGGTGATGCCCTTTTGCATTTATTGCCGCAC TCTCTTGCAGGTCAAACTGAGTCAAATATGGTATACAAGGGGTTAACCTGCATGGGTGGTATCATTTTCTTTTACATCACCGAACACGGACTGACAATGATATCGGAATGGCGAAAGGGAcgagaaaaaaaagatactcaAACATCGCGAGCAAAAGTCGTTCGAGATCCAGAGTCGTCGATTAATAATTCAGTTGCTGGCGACAAGCTCTGTAAATCAAAGTACAGTTCTTATCCTTATTGCTATGATGAGATTGCAATGGATACAAAGAATGATGTTTGGCTACATTTGCCAAATCCCGAAGGCAATGATTTGGCTGCTGAAAAGAATAGCAGTAGCAGGGAAAATGGTGATGCTAATGAAACGGCTCAAAGTCTGCTCTCGCAAAACTACACACCCATATCCGATTTGAACCACCGAATTCCGGATAGTAACACAATATCAACGAATCTAGACGATACGTCACTTGCAGATGGAACAACCGGTGGAAGTTGTGGAAAAGATAAGCCTCTAGTACGAAACGATACGGTTACTGTGATACTCAGAGAACATGAGTCATCACATCATGGGCACTCGCATAAACATGGGCATGTTCATTCGCCGCCAGAGTCGTTAAGTGCTGTAGCTTGGATGATCATAATGGGTGATGGGTTACACAATTTTACTGATGGAATGGCGATTG GTGCCGCATTTGCTGATAATATTGCAGGAGGTTGTTCGACTTCCTTGGCAGTATTCTGCCATGAATTGCCTCACGAACTAGGAGACTTTGCCATATTGATAAAAGCTGGAATGTCCGTCAAATCCGCCGTTTATTACAATCTTCTTACAGGCATACTCAGTTTTATTGGTATGATATTCGGAATATTATTTGGTCAGTCACAAGAAGCTGCCCAATGGATGTTTGCTGCCGCTGccggtttatttatttatattgctTTAGTTGATATG aTGCCAGAATTATCAGCAGCTCATAAAACATTGGAACAATTTGCATTACAAATATTTGGAATGTCTACAGGAGTTTTTCTGATGCTTCTAATAGCAGTCAATGAAAATCGTCTAATGACATTATTTTCACCAAATCCTGGTGAAATGAGCGGTCATagtcattga